In Solanum stenotomum isolate F172 chromosome 6, ASM1918654v1, whole genome shotgun sequence, one DNA window encodes the following:
- the LOC125867802 gene encoding BTB/POZ and MATH domain-containing protein 3 isoform X1 has protein sequence MNQISIDRAGNDSSSKSVNETVNGSHHFTIRGYSLAKGMGPGKYISSDIFTVGGYDWAIYFYPDGKNIEDSSMYVSVFIALASEGTDVRALFELTMLDQSGKVKHKVHSHFDRALESGPYTLKYRGSMWGYKRFFRRASLETSDYLKDDCLSMHCTVGVVRTRVEGPKNYSVTIPPSDMGQSLKYLLDAELGCDIVFRVGEEAFKGHKLILAARSPVFRAQFFGLIGNPKTGELEIEDIEPSVFKAMLQYIYSDELPDLIEITGSTSTCTSTIVMQHLLAAADRFGLDRLKELCEAKLCEEVNVDTVATTLSLAEQHRCPQLKAICLKFAATNLGVVMQKDGFKHLEESCPLLLSELLETVASVDEKPSLTSSKKRSSSSSSIFGLDLAADGAAADSVNLTVRRVRRRM, from the exons ATGAACCAAATTTCCATCGACCGTGCCGGAAACGATTCATCATCCAAGTCTGTAAACGAAACGGTGAATGGGTCTCACCATTTTACTATCAGGGGTTACTCTTTGGCCAAAGGAATGGGACCTGGAAAGTACATATCTAGCGACATTTTCACCGTTGGTGGGTATGATTGGGCAATTTATTTCTACCCAGATGGTAAAAACATAGAGGATTCTTCCATGTACGTGTCTGTTTTTATAGCATTGGCTAGCGAAGGAACAGATGTTAGGGCGTTGTTTGAGTTGACGATGTTGGATCAGAGTGGAAAAGTGAAACATAAAGTTCATAGCCATTTTGATCGGGCATTGGAAAGTGGACCTTATACTTTGAAATATAGAGGAAGCATGTG GGGTTACAAACGATTTTTTAGAAGAGCAAGTTTAGAAACGTCTGACTACCTGAAGGATGATTGCCTTTCCATGCACTGTACTGTTGGAGTTGTCAGAACTCGTGTTGAAGGCCCAAAAAATTATAGTGTTACAATTCCACCATCAGACATGGGCCAAAGTCTCAAATACTTACTGGATGCTGAACTTGGTTGTGATATAGTTTTCCGGGTTGGAGAAGAGGCATTTAAAGGTCATAAGTTGATACTTGCTGCTCGGTCTCCTGTGTTTAGAGCCCAATTCTTTGGCCTTATTGGGAATCCTAAAACGGGCGAATTGGAAATTGAGGATATTGAACCCTCAGTCTTCAAG GCTATGCTCCAGTACATTTATTCTGATGAGCTTCCAGATTTAATTGAAATTACTGGCTCTACTTCAACTTGCACTTCTACGATAGTGATGCAGCATCTATTGGCAGCAGCTGATCGATTTGGTTTAGATAGGTTGAAAGAGTTATGTGAGGCGAAATTGTGTGAAGAAGTCAATGTGGATACTGTGGCAACAACTCTTTCTCTTGCTGAGCAGCATCGATGCCCACAACTCAAGGCCATCTGTTTGAAATTTGCAGCTACAAACTTGGGAG TGGTCATGCAGAAAGATGGATTCAAGCACTTAGAAGAGAGCTGCCCCTTACTGTTGTCAGAGCTGCTGGAAACAGTGGCATCCGTCGATGAGAAGCCAAGTCTGACGTCTAGCAAGAAAAGGAgtagcagcagcagcagcatcTTTGGACTAGATCTGGCTGCAGATGGCGCGGCAGCAGATTCTGTTAACCTTACCGTTAGGCGGGTGAGGAGGAGGATGTAA
- the LOC125867802 gene encoding BTB/POZ and MATH domain-containing protein 3 isoform X2 — MNQISIDRAGNDSSSKSVNETVNGSHHFTIRGYSLAKGMGPGKYISSDIFTVGGYDWAIYFYPDGKNIEDSSMYVSVFIALASEGTDVRALFELTMLDQSGKVKHKVHSHFDRALESGPYTLKYRGSMWGYKRFFRRASLETSDYLKDDCLSMHCTVGVVRTRVEGPKNYSVTIPPSDMGQSLKYLLDAELGCDIVFRVGEEAFKGHKLILAARSPVFRAQFFGLIGNPKTGELEIEDIEPSVFKAMLQYIYSDELPDLIEITGSTSTCTSTIVMQHLLAAADRFGLDRLKELCEAKLCEEVNVDTVATTLSLAEQHRCPQLKAICLKFAATNLGGACSP; from the exons ATGAACCAAATTTCCATCGACCGTGCCGGAAACGATTCATCATCCAAGTCTGTAAACGAAACGGTGAATGGGTCTCACCATTTTACTATCAGGGGTTACTCTTTGGCCAAAGGAATGGGACCTGGAAAGTACATATCTAGCGACATTTTCACCGTTGGTGGGTATGATTGGGCAATTTATTTCTACCCAGATGGTAAAAACATAGAGGATTCTTCCATGTACGTGTCTGTTTTTATAGCATTGGCTAGCGAAGGAACAGATGTTAGGGCGTTGTTTGAGTTGACGATGTTGGATCAGAGTGGAAAAGTGAAACATAAAGTTCATAGCCATTTTGATCGGGCATTGGAAAGTGGACCTTATACTTTGAAATATAGAGGAAGCATGTG GGGTTACAAACGATTTTTTAGAAGAGCAAGTTTAGAAACGTCTGACTACCTGAAGGATGATTGCCTTTCCATGCACTGTACTGTTGGAGTTGTCAGAACTCGTGTTGAAGGCCCAAAAAATTATAGTGTTACAATTCCACCATCAGACATGGGCCAAAGTCTCAAATACTTACTGGATGCTGAACTTGGTTGTGATATAGTTTTCCGGGTTGGAGAAGAGGCATTTAAAGGTCATAAGTTGATACTTGCTGCTCGGTCTCCTGTGTTTAGAGCCCAATTCTTTGGCCTTATTGGGAATCCTAAAACGGGCGAATTGGAAATTGAGGATATTGAACCCTCAGTCTTCAAG GCTATGCTCCAGTACATTTATTCTGATGAGCTTCCAGATTTAATTGAAATTACTGGCTCTACTTCAACTTGCACTTCTACGATAGTGATGCAGCATCTATTGGCAGCAGCTGATCGATTTGGTTTAGATAGGTTGAAAGAGTTATGTGAGGCGAAATTGTGTGAAGAAGTCAATGTGGATACTGTGGCAACAACTCTTTCTCTTGCTGAGCAGCATCGATGCCCACAACTCAAGGCCATCTGTTTGAAATTTGCAGCTACAAACTTGGGAGGTGCGTGTTCTCCATAG
- the LOC125869256 gene encoding ultraviolet-B receptor UVR8 isoform X1 has product MNGSELGVGSMKMEVIEKEKLVYMWGYLPGAMPQRSPLLSPIVVGVPQQGIVNAGNYSWKDVCGGGCGFAMAISDSGKIITWGSTDDLGQCYVTSGKHGEIPEPFPLPDEISIVKAAAGWAHCVAVTETGEVYTWGWKECIPSGKFLGEQAVDKEVSDGQSSFPAQQVSRHPQGSRSKVGAAAGIETRGGEDSAKRRRVSSVKQPAESSSPGDEGPSALPCLVTLNPGLRIVSVAAGGRHTLALSDIGQVWGWGYGGEGQLGLGSRIRMVSSPHPVPCIDSSSLRKDRAMGLSHGCQGSEGQGLRVPGNYIKRIACGGRHSAVITDAGALLTFGWGLYGQCGQGSTDDELSPTCVSSLLGIRIESVAAGLWHTVCISADGDVYAFGGNQFGQLGTGAEQAETLPRLLDAPSLENMHVKVVSCGARHTAVVTGDSKVFCWGWNKYGQLGLGDVIDRNIPSQVSMDGHVPINVACGWWHTLLLAESPT; this is encoded by the exons ATGAATGGAAGTGAATTAGGTGTAGGAAGTATGAAAATGGAGGTAATAGAGAAGGAGAAATTAgtgtatatgtgggggtatttACCGGGAGCTATGCCGCAGAGGTCGCCGTTGTTGTCTCCGATTGTTGTGGGAGTTCCACAGCAGGGGATTGTTAATGCAGGAAATTACTCATGGAAGGATGTATGTGGTGGTGGTTGTGGATTTGCTATGGCTATTTCAG ATTCTGGAAAGATCATTACATGGGGTTCAACTGATGATTTAGGACAATGCTATGTGACATCAGGGAAACATGGA GAAATTCCGGAGCCTTTTCCCCTTCCTGATGAAATTTCTATAGTAAAAGCCGCAGCGGGTTGGGCACATTGTGTTGCTGTTACAG AAACTGGAGAAGTTTATACATGGGGGTGGAAGGAATGCATTCCTTCTGGAAAGTTTCTTGGGGAGCAAGCCGTAGACAAGGAGGTAAGCGACGGGCAGAGTTCATTTCCGGCACAGCAAG TAAGCCGTCACCCCCAGGGATCGAGATCCAAGGTTGGAGCAGCAGCTGGTATAGAGACTAGAGGGGGAGAGGATAGTGCAAAACGTAGACGGGTATCATCAGTGAAGCAACCAGCTGAGAGTTCATCCCCAGGTGATGAAGGTCCCTCAGCATTGCCATGTTTAGTCACACTGAATCCAGGGCTGCGGATTGTCAGTGTAGCAGCTGGTGGGCGGCATACACTAGCATTATCAG aTATAGGACAAGTGTGGGGTTGGGGCTATGGGGGGGAAGGACAGCTTGGCCTAGGCTCCAGGATTCGAATGGTGTCCTCCCCACATCCTGTGCCATGCAttgattcttcttctttgcGGAAAGACAGAGCTATGGGCCTTTCTCATGGATGTCAGGGGTCAGAGGGACAAGGCCTCAGAGTTCCTGGGAATTACATCAAGAGAATTGCCTGTGGGGGCCGACACAGTGCAGTAATTACAG ATGCTGGAGCACTGTTAACTTTTGGTTGGGGATTGTATGGACAG TGTGGTCAAGGGAGTACAGATGATGAGTTAAGTCCCACGTGTGTATCTTCATTACTTGGCATCAGGATAGAAAGTGTAGCTGCAGGGCTCTGGCACACTGTATGTATTTCTGCTGATGGTGATGTATATGCATTTGGAGGGAATCAATTTGGGCAGTTAGGCACTGGCGCCGAGCAGGCTGAG ACACTACCTCGGCTCCTGGATGCTCCAAGTTTGGAAAACATGCATGTGAAAGTTGTATCTTGTGGAGCACGTCATACTGCCGTAGTCACAG GTGATAGCAAAGTATTCTGCTGGGGGTGGAACAAGTATGGTCAG CTTGGACTGGGTGACGTGATCGATCGAAATATTCCATCCCAAGTCTCAATGGATGGTCATGTACCGATAAATGTCGCTTGTGGATGGTGGCACACACTTCTACTAGCTGAATCACCTACTTGA
- the LOC125869256 gene encoding ultraviolet-B receptor UVR8 isoform X2 — translation MNGSELGVGSMKMEVIEKEKLVYMWGYLPGAMPQRSPLLSPIVVGVPQQGIVNAGNYSWKDVCGGGCGFAMAISDSGKIITWGSTDDLGQCYVTSGKHGEIPEPFPLPDEISIVKAAAGWAHCVAVTETGEVYTWGWKECIPSGKFLGEQAVDKEGSRSKVGAAAGIETRGGEDSAKRRRVSSVKQPAESSSPGDEGPSALPCLVTLNPGLRIVSVAAGGRHTLALSDIGQVWGWGYGGEGQLGLGSRIRMVSSPHPVPCIDSSSLRKDRAMGLSHGCQGSEGQGLRVPGNYIKRIACGGRHSAVITDAGALLTFGWGLYGQCGQGSTDDELSPTCVSSLLGIRIESVAAGLWHTVCISADGDVYAFGGNQFGQLGTGAEQAETLPRLLDAPSLENMHVKVVSCGARHTAVVTGDSKVFCWGWNKYGQLGLGDVIDRNIPSQVSMDGHVPINVACGWWHTLLLAESPT, via the exons ATGAATGGAAGTGAATTAGGTGTAGGAAGTATGAAAATGGAGGTAATAGAGAAGGAGAAATTAgtgtatatgtgggggtatttACCGGGAGCTATGCCGCAGAGGTCGCCGTTGTTGTCTCCGATTGTTGTGGGAGTTCCACAGCAGGGGATTGTTAATGCAGGAAATTACTCATGGAAGGATGTATGTGGTGGTGGTTGTGGATTTGCTATGGCTATTTCAG ATTCTGGAAAGATCATTACATGGGGTTCAACTGATGATTTAGGACAATGCTATGTGACATCAGGGAAACATGGA GAAATTCCGGAGCCTTTTCCCCTTCCTGATGAAATTTCTATAGTAAAAGCCGCAGCGGGTTGGGCACATTGTGTTGCTGTTACAG AAACTGGAGAAGTTTATACATGGGGGTGGAAGGAATGCATTCCTTCTGGAAAGTTTCTTGGGGAGCAAGCCGTAGACAAGGAG GGATCGAGATCCAAGGTTGGAGCAGCAGCTGGTATAGAGACTAGAGGGGGAGAGGATAGTGCAAAACGTAGACGGGTATCATCAGTGAAGCAACCAGCTGAGAGTTCATCCCCAGGTGATGAAGGTCCCTCAGCATTGCCATGTTTAGTCACACTGAATCCAGGGCTGCGGATTGTCAGTGTAGCAGCTGGTGGGCGGCATACACTAGCATTATCAG aTATAGGACAAGTGTGGGGTTGGGGCTATGGGGGGGAAGGACAGCTTGGCCTAGGCTCCAGGATTCGAATGGTGTCCTCCCCACATCCTGTGCCATGCAttgattcttcttctttgcGGAAAGACAGAGCTATGGGCCTTTCTCATGGATGTCAGGGGTCAGAGGGACAAGGCCTCAGAGTTCCTGGGAATTACATCAAGAGAATTGCCTGTGGGGGCCGACACAGTGCAGTAATTACAG ATGCTGGAGCACTGTTAACTTTTGGTTGGGGATTGTATGGACAG TGTGGTCAAGGGAGTACAGATGATGAGTTAAGTCCCACGTGTGTATCTTCATTACTTGGCATCAGGATAGAAAGTGTAGCTGCAGGGCTCTGGCACACTGTATGTATTTCTGCTGATGGTGATGTATATGCATTTGGAGGGAATCAATTTGGGCAGTTAGGCACTGGCGCCGAGCAGGCTGAG ACACTACCTCGGCTCCTGGATGCTCCAAGTTTGGAAAACATGCATGTGAAAGTTGTATCTTGTGGAGCACGTCATACTGCCGTAGTCACAG GTGATAGCAAAGTATTCTGCTGGGGGTGGAACAAGTATGGTCAG CTTGGACTGGGTGACGTGATCGATCGAAATATTCCATCCCAAGTCTCAATGGATGGTCATGTACCGATAAATGTCGCTTGTGGATGGTGGCACACACTTCTACTAGCTGAATCACCTACTTGA